A genomic segment from Lineus longissimus chromosome 15, tnLinLong1.2, whole genome shotgun sequence encodes:
- the LOC135499853 gene encoding la-related protein 4-like isoform X2 — protein MTSDQGTSGGAELQLGSNLVTPKSHGLNPNANIFQSKTPAAAAAAPAEPPHWEGEDTATPPMDTDGYSYMNGDVATKVIPGADVSSVMVAPPAAAMVQMMKTEIMNGAVETSDLMVHTTNEATAGMTSPVSPAMAAIPMSPAATGTLPADMVANTSDYSGATSPPLPSSSSTALPTSPLSPGDPLDGTIPSDQLRTMLKEQLEYYFSRDNLASDSYLVSQMDGDQYVPIATIASFNLVKRLTTNLELIVDVLRDSSHVQVDEKGEKVRPLHKRCIVILREIPDSTPLEDVKNLFSGKNCPNFVSCEFAHNNSWYVTFDSDEDAQRAYRYLREEIQIFLGRPIMARIKAKPLLRSTFMPKNGFKPQYVAGAGNQAPVPYSNQPSPQSTFTTATSYTPSIPSVQYINSQPQQVPPRLEHNNMAPSIQSQPRQSFPFYQPNTVLPAWPPTSPPFFDPGMVSTSNVFHVNGYQPQGTFKLNQPPSRHGYQNIRNRYNRMISFMTRNTNFRNQNSKPHNRNQNNVMERNSVDGGRLESGRPVSAHERERHSSVPMHRSSPRMSEISHNVVEQSQVQGQGRKSSSSNQTYHSPTNSQSHTPPAMPVQESNVPPMNPRHSREPRDAEPPLVKDQASQQNRSAFKSRRRREEDGAKNTRQSSSQTLSKESGKPLAGSPKFELESTSFPPLPGSTNNATTGDVFENKMSDVVKGTAKPLTRETTKPAVAQSPQKDTTIAPSSSAPTPSTGSVTPASPPLSPKKIESKVEKSSSAPLESSSSNKHEASPAVTAEKKVTASTTTSSPGNVTTPTNTTSATSQPTKQPQQHSHHSRDSHSSTKDHKEQTSKSTPKQLPAHDKEEEKRAPSSEPARLTYAQMLARKGAASGGAASPPEEDLKDSNDAKPQALKEQSQISSKPGSASVSKAPSKGGDLTRKDRNDPKEQRVMGRRAKENRAERREKDKRQDRPRSPTK, from the exons GTTACCCCAAAGAGTCATGGACTCAACCCAAACGCCAACATCTTTCAGAGCAAGACACCCGCGGCTGCAGCAGCAGCACCAGCAGAGCCACCACATTGGGAGGGGGAGGATACGGCGACTCCCCCGATGGATACAGATG GATATTCCTACATGAACGGTGATGTCGCCACCAAGGTCATCCCAGGAGCAGACGTCAGCTCTGTCATGGTGGCGCCCCCTGCAGCAGCGATGGTACAAATGATGAAAACAGAAATTATGAATGGTGCAGTAGAAACTTCCGATCTCATGGTTCACACGACGAATGAAGCGACCGCAGGAATGACGAGTCCAGTGTCGCCCGCCATGGCTGCGATACCGATGTCGCCCGCTGCTACAGGGACCTTACCAGCTG ATATGGTAGCAAACACGAGTGATTATAGCGGCGCTACCTCGCCACCCCTGCCATCTTCATCGTCTACAGCCCTGCCAACATCTCCTCTATCTCCAGGAG ATCCATTAGACGGTACTATCCCCAGTGATCAGCTCAGAACGATGTTGAAAGAACAGTTAGAatattacttttcaag GGATAATTTAGCAAGCGACTCGTATCTAGTCTCACAGATGGACGGGGACCAGTATGTTCCCATAGCAACTATAGCAAGTTTCAACCTTGTCAAACGATTAACTACAAATCTTGAGTTGATTGTAGATGTACTCAGAG ACTCTTCTCATGTTCAGGTGGACGAGAAGGGGGAGAAGGTGCGACCCCTTCATAAACGGTGTATTGTGATACTTAGGGAAATACCCGACAGTACTCCTCTAGAG GATGTAAAGAATCTATTTTCTGGGAAGAACTGTCCAAATTTCGTCAGCTGTGAATTCGCTCACAACAACAGTTGGTACGTGACGTTCGACTCTGATGAAGACGCTCAGCGGGCCTACCGTTATCTTCGTGAAGAAATCCAAATATTCCTTGGACGACCAATAATG GCGAGGATAAAAGCCAAGCCTTTATTACGGAGTACGTTCATGCCTAAGAACGGTTTCAAGCCACAGTACGTTGCCGGTGCGGGTAACCAGGCACCTGTCCCTTACAGCAATCAGCCGTCACCCCAGTCGACCTTTACCACTGCTACAAGCTACACGCCGTCAATACCAAGTGTACAATACATCAACAGCCAGCCCCAACAG GTGCCACCCCGGCTTGAACACAACAACATGGCACCATCTATTCAGAGCCAACCCCGACAG TCTTTCCCCTTCTACCAGCCCAACACGGTGTTGCCCGCTTGGCCGCCCACCAGCCCGCCATTTTTCGACCCGGGCATGGTGAGTACATCAAAT GTGTTCCATGTCAACGGGTACCAACCTCAAGGGACGTTCAAGCTCAACCAGCCGCCAAGTCGTCACGGTTACCAGAATATCAGAAACAGGTATAATCGGATGATATCGTTTATGACACG TAACACAAACTTCAGGAATCAAAATAGCAAACCACATAATCGTAACCAAAACAATGTGATGGAACGGAATAGCGTTGATGGTGGCCGTCTCGAGAGTGGGCGCCCGGTGTCTGCGCATGAGCGTGAACGACACTCTTCAGTGCCAATGCATCGCAGTAGTCCTCGTATGAGTGAGATCAGCCATAACGTAGTGGAACAAAGCCAGGTGCAAG GTCAAGGTCGAAAGAGTTCAAGCAGTAATCAGACTTACCACTCGCCTACTAATAGTCAGTCACATACCCCACCTGCAATGCCTGTTCAAGAGAGTAACGTGCCGCCTATGAATCCACGACATTCACGTGAACCACGTGATGCAGAACCCCCATTAGTCAAAGACCAAGCCTCTCAACAGAA TCGCAGTGCGTTCAAAAGTCGGAGGAGACGAGAAGAAGATGGTGCTAAAAATACA CGTCAATCCAGCTCCCAAACCTTATCAAAAGAGTCTGGTAAACCGCTGGCTGGTTCGCCCAAGTTTGAATTAGAATCCACTTCATTTCCGCCATTGCCTGGCTCTACG AATAACGCAACAACCGGTGATGTATTTGAAAACAAGATGTCTGATGTTGTCAAGGGAACTGCCAAACCGTTGACACGGGAGACGACGAAACCTGCTGTTGCACAGTCTCCACAGAAGGACACCACGATAGCTCCTTCTTCGTCTGCGCCAACGCCATCTACCGGTAGTGTTACACCGGCATCGCCACCCTTGTCACCTAAAAA AATTGAAAGCAAAGTTGAGAAGTCCAGTAGTGCTCCGCTCGAGTCGAGTAGTAGTAATAAACACGAGGCGTCACCGGCAGTGACTGCGGAGAAGAAGGTCACAGCATCGACAACCACCAGTAGTCCTGGTAATGTAACCACGCCAACCAATACAACAAGTGCTACTTCACAACCAACAAAG CAACCACAGCAGCATTCACACCACTCCAGAGACTCTCACTCATCGACGAAAGATCATAAAGAACAGACGTCAAAATCGACACCTAAACAACTGCCAGCCCACGACAAGGAGGAAGAGAAGCGTGCCCCGTCATCAGAGCCTGCGCGGCTGACCTATGCTCAAATGTTGGCCCGCAAAGGAGCCGCTAGTGGCGGTGCAGCAAGCCCGCCCGAGGAGGACCTCAAAGACTCTAATGATGCGAAACCTCAGGCTTTAAAAGAACAGTCACAGATATCATCAAAACCGGGAAGCGCTTCAGTCAGTAAGGCGCCCTCGAAGGGTGGAGATCTTACTAGGAAGGATCGCAATGATCCTAAGGAGCAGAGAGTCATGGGGCGTCGTGCTAAGGAGAACCGGGCTGAGCGCCGTGAGAAAGATAAGCGGCAAGATCGGCCTCGATCGCcaacaaaataa
- the LOC135499853 gene encoding la-related protein 4-like isoform X3 → MTSDQGTSGGAELQLGSNLVTPKSHGLNPNANIFQSKTPAAAAAAPAEPPHWEGEDTATPPMDTDGYSYMNGDVATKVIPGADVSSVMVAPPAAAMVQMMKTEIMNGAVETSDLMVHTTNEATAGMTSPVSPAMAAIPMSPAATGTLPADMVANTSDYSGATSPPLPSSSSTALPTSPLSPGDPLDGTIPSDQLRTMLKEQLEYYFSRDNLASDSYLVSQMDGDQYVPIATIASFNLVKRLTTNLELIVDVLRDSSHVQVDEKGEKVRPLHKRCIVILREIPDSTPLEDVKNLFSGKNCPNFVSCEFAHNNSWYVTFDSDEDAQRAYRYLREEIQIFLGRPIMARIKAKPLLRSTFMPKNGFKPQYVAGAGNQAPVPYSNQPSPQSTFTTATSYTPSIPSVQYINSQPQQVPPRLEHNNMAPSIQSQPRQSFPFYQPNTVLPAWPPTSPPFFDPGMVFHVNGYQPQGTFKLNQPPSRHGYQNIRNRYNRMISFMTRNTNFRNQNSKPHNRNQNNVMERNSVDGGRLESGRPVSAHERERHSSVPMHRSSPRMSEISHNVVEQSQVQGQGRKSSSSNQTYHSPTNSQSHTPPAMPVQESNVPPMNPRHSREPRDAEPPLVKDQASQQNRSAFKSRRRREEDGAKNTRQSSSQTLSKESGKPLAGSPKFELESTSFPPLPGSTVSRNTNNATTGDVFENKMSDVVKGTAKPLTRETTKPAVAQSPQKDTTIAPSSSAPTPSTGSVTPASPPLSPKKIESKVEKSSSAPLESSSSNKHEASPAVTAEKKVTASTTTSSPGNVTTPTNTTSATSQPTKQPQQHSHHSRDSHSSTKDHKEQTSKSTPKQLPAHDKEEEKRAPSSEPARLTYAQMLARKGAASGGAASPPEEDLKDSNDAKPQALKEQSQISSKPGSASVSKAPSKGGDLTRKDRNDPKEQRVMGRRAKENRAERREKDKRQDRPRSPTK, encoded by the exons GTTACCCCAAAGAGTCATGGACTCAACCCAAACGCCAACATCTTTCAGAGCAAGACACCCGCGGCTGCAGCAGCAGCACCAGCAGAGCCACCACATTGGGAGGGGGAGGATACGGCGACTCCCCCGATGGATACAGATG GATATTCCTACATGAACGGTGATGTCGCCACCAAGGTCATCCCAGGAGCAGACGTCAGCTCTGTCATGGTGGCGCCCCCTGCAGCAGCGATGGTACAAATGATGAAAACAGAAATTATGAATGGTGCAGTAGAAACTTCCGATCTCATGGTTCACACGACGAATGAAGCGACCGCAGGAATGACGAGTCCAGTGTCGCCCGCCATGGCTGCGATACCGATGTCGCCCGCTGCTACAGGGACCTTACCAGCTG ATATGGTAGCAAACACGAGTGATTATAGCGGCGCTACCTCGCCACCCCTGCCATCTTCATCGTCTACAGCCCTGCCAACATCTCCTCTATCTCCAGGAG ATCCATTAGACGGTACTATCCCCAGTGATCAGCTCAGAACGATGTTGAAAGAACAGTTAGAatattacttttcaag GGATAATTTAGCAAGCGACTCGTATCTAGTCTCACAGATGGACGGGGACCAGTATGTTCCCATAGCAACTATAGCAAGTTTCAACCTTGTCAAACGATTAACTACAAATCTTGAGTTGATTGTAGATGTACTCAGAG ACTCTTCTCATGTTCAGGTGGACGAGAAGGGGGAGAAGGTGCGACCCCTTCATAAACGGTGTATTGTGATACTTAGGGAAATACCCGACAGTACTCCTCTAGAG GATGTAAAGAATCTATTTTCTGGGAAGAACTGTCCAAATTTCGTCAGCTGTGAATTCGCTCACAACAACAGTTGGTACGTGACGTTCGACTCTGATGAAGACGCTCAGCGGGCCTACCGTTATCTTCGTGAAGAAATCCAAATATTCCTTGGACGACCAATAATG GCGAGGATAAAAGCCAAGCCTTTATTACGGAGTACGTTCATGCCTAAGAACGGTTTCAAGCCACAGTACGTTGCCGGTGCGGGTAACCAGGCACCTGTCCCTTACAGCAATCAGCCGTCACCCCAGTCGACCTTTACCACTGCTACAAGCTACACGCCGTCAATACCAAGTGTACAATACATCAACAGCCAGCCCCAACAG GTGCCACCCCGGCTTGAACACAACAACATGGCACCATCTATTCAGAGCCAACCCCGACAG TCTTTCCCCTTCTACCAGCCCAACACGGTGTTGCCCGCTTGGCCGCCCACCAGCCCGCCATTTTTCGACCCGGGCATG GTGTTCCATGTCAACGGGTACCAACCTCAAGGGACGTTCAAGCTCAACCAGCCGCCAAGTCGTCACGGTTACCAGAATATCAGAAACAGGTATAATCGGATGATATCGTTTATGACACG TAACACAAACTTCAGGAATCAAAATAGCAAACCACATAATCGTAACCAAAACAATGTGATGGAACGGAATAGCGTTGATGGTGGCCGTCTCGAGAGTGGGCGCCCGGTGTCTGCGCATGAGCGTGAACGACACTCTTCAGTGCCAATGCATCGCAGTAGTCCTCGTATGAGTGAGATCAGCCATAACGTAGTGGAACAAAGCCAGGTGCAAG GTCAAGGTCGAAAGAGTTCAAGCAGTAATCAGACTTACCACTCGCCTACTAATAGTCAGTCACATACCCCACCTGCAATGCCTGTTCAAGAGAGTAACGTGCCGCCTATGAATCCACGACATTCACGTGAACCACGTGATGCAGAACCCCCATTAGTCAAAGACCAAGCCTCTCAACAGAA TCGCAGTGCGTTCAAAAGTCGGAGGAGACGAGAAGAAGATGGTGCTAAAAATACA CGTCAATCCAGCTCCCAAACCTTATCAAAAGAGTCTGGTAAACCGCTGGCTGGTTCGCCCAAGTTTGAATTAGAATCCACTTCATTTCCGCCATTGCCTGGCTCTACGGTAAGTCGAAATACT AATAACGCAACAACCGGTGATGTATTTGAAAACAAGATGTCTGATGTTGTCAAGGGAACTGCCAAACCGTTGACACGGGAGACGACGAAACCTGCTGTTGCACAGTCTCCACAGAAGGACACCACGATAGCTCCTTCTTCGTCTGCGCCAACGCCATCTACCGGTAGTGTTACACCGGCATCGCCACCCTTGTCACCTAAAAA AATTGAAAGCAAAGTTGAGAAGTCCAGTAGTGCTCCGCTCGAGTCGAGTAGTAGTAATAAACACGAGGCGTCACCGGCAGTGACTGCGGAGAAGAAGGTCACAGCATCGACAACCACCAGTAGTCCTGGTAATGTAACCACGCCAACCAATACAACAAGTGCTACTTCACAACCAACAAAG CAACCACAGCAGCATTCACACCACTCCAGAGACTCTCACTCATCGACGAAAGATCATAAAGAACAGACGTCAAAATCGACACCTAAACAACTGCCAGCCCACGACAAGGAGGAAGAGAAGCGTGCCCCGTCATCAGAGCCTGCGCGGCTGACCTATGCTCAAATGTTGGCCCGCAAAGGAGCCGCTAGTGGCGGTGCAGCAAGCCCGCCCGAGGAGGACCTCAAAGACTCTAATGATGCGAAACCTCAGGCTTTAAAAGAACAGTCACAGATATCATCAAAACCGGGAAGCGCTTCAGTCAGTAAGGCGCCCTCGAAGGGTGGAGATCTTACTAGGAAGGATCGCAATGATCCTAAGGAGCAGAGAGTCATGGGGCGTCGTGCTAAGGAGAACCGGGCTGAGCGCCGTGAGAAAGATAAGCGGCAAGATCGGCCTCGATCGCcaacaaaataa